CCTTGCTGCGCTCCGCGCTGGCACCTCCTGCCCGCAGCGACGGGGCTGTGCTGGGCGGGAGTGCACGCACGGGGAAGGCTCCAGCGTGCTCCTGCTGTGTGTTTACTCCCTGTGGAAAGGACGGGAAGGAAACAGCCTCACGGCTGCTCTGGCCCCTTATCTGGGGCCCTCGCCGGCCCTGTGAGTCTCATTGTTAGCGGCCGCGTTCTCCAGGCCGCGTTCCCAGGGGATGTGCGGAGGTGGAGACCCGGCGCTggctgccctggccctgcctggcAGCCGTGCAGGGCCGGAGGAATCTGCTGCCCTTGCTGCCTCTCTCCTACATGCCTTCCCGCGGAGGCGAGCCCTGCCGTTCCCTGCCCGCTGCTTAGTACCGAGGCCATTTGCGTACAAATGAGACTGTTCACAGGATCTGGGAGAGCCGAGAAGCGAAGCCACATCTGACTGAAGGCAGTACGCTGGTGTCGTGTCCTCATGCGTCCCCCCAAAAGCTGCCTCTTCCACGTGGAGAGCTAGAGATGGTCGAGGAGAAGCTGGGGAGCCGTTAGGCAGACAAGCAGCGTAGCTGTATGGGCGGTTGTGTCACAGGTGGAGGATTCCTTCTCTGCGTGGCGGTGTCCCCGTCTCCTAAAGGCCTTGGCAAAATACTGCTCTGGAAACGAGCACTCCCAAATCGGAACAAGCCAACGCGGCTTCTGGCTGAGGTTTCGAACGCTCCCATAGAGGATCTGCCTGGTAGGACTGTCCCGACCTGCTGGAGGAGCCTGCTCTTGGGATAAGGCGAGGAGCTCTGTCCCCTCTAGGGGAGAGGGACCAGGCTGGCTGGGCAGTCTGCCCCCAGCACCCTGATGGCTGGATCTCCTGGGCGTGAGGGCGCTTCCAGCGCAGCCTCTTCCCGGTGAATCTCCGGGGCCTGCGGACCTGCTCCCGTGTCAGCGTGGGCTGTCGCTGAGCTTCAGTGAGTCCCTGAAGGCTGGGGAGCTGCATCCCTGCTCTGCTGGGCGGATGCCTATCGAAGGTGGGGAGCGTTTGACTCAGGGGTGAGAGCTGGGATGTGTCAGCACTCTCGGGGTGGCACCGAACCTCCCCGGCACAGAGGATCTCTGGGAATCTGCGAGGCAGGTGAGAACTTGGAGCAGCGAGGGTCAGAGCTGACCTTGCATTTCCATACAAGGCTCGGGGAGACGGAAGAAGCCTTGAGGCACAGCCCACTGCgaggtgggaggaaggggaagctgTGTGCCTGAGCCAGGAGCCTCCGAAAGCTTGGGCACCTGTGCCAGGAGGTGGTGGGCCGTCTTCCCTTGCGGGGCGGGCTGGGCCGTTGAGCATCCCAACCCACGCGGGGTGCTGGGAGCCCGAGCAAACTGGGGTGGGTGCGCAAGTGCCACGGCCTCGTCTCTGCTGGGCACAGCGTGGGCACGAGTagggctggattttttttaatcgaTGAAGGCAGATTACAGGGTGGAGGCGACCAGATGTTCACACGCGCTGCAGGCAGCCTCccaagcaaagggaaaaaatcctCCCCGCTCGGCTGGGCTTGGTGCCTGATGAAAGCCAAGGCAGAGCGGTGGTGTGCCGCGCGCGCCCGGGGAAGCACTAGAGCCGCAGATGGGAGCGGACGTGCTGGGAGAAGGGGGGCTGTCGCAAGAGGGGTTTGCTTGTGGATTCATCTGAGATAGGGAAATAATCTGCTTTGAGCTCCTCTGAGCGAGTGTCTGCCGTGGGCTGGGACTGAGGGGCCCTGGgaagagcagggctgctggggagcGCGGCGCTGTTGGAGACGGACGGGGCAGGACTCTGGGAGGGCAGCGCTGCGCCTGATCCCAGCGCCGGTCTGTGGTGCTGGCGGAACGGGCAGAGCCGATACTGCGCCGGAGACCGTGGGAAAGCAGCTTCCGTGCCGGCTGCCTGCCTCGGACGAGTTGCCACACGCCTGCCGTGACTGCATGAGTTTGGGAAAACCTCTTGTGGGCTTGCTGGGACTCGGCCGGGGGGCGGAGGGCTgagcccaccccaccccaccccgtgCTCCTGGGCTGTTTAACCCGTCGGCTGGGTGTTGGGGGGCTGCCGTGGGAACACGGTGCCGCGTCTACGGCCGCGCCGGTCCTCTCTGGACGATGCCCTGTCGCGGGGTGGAAGAGTTGGCTGTGGAGATGAGCCGCTTCCCCAGATCTCAGTGTGCCCTTCCCTACTCTCTGTTTTAAATTCACTCGTGTGGTTTTGACCCCGCTTTCCCGCTGTCTCTGCAGCTCTCTTCCCTCCTGCTTCCTCACTGTGGTGGCTGGGCTGTTTCTCCCATGACTCTCTGCGCCTAgacctggctgccctgtgcctttGCCAATCAAACCCGAACCTCCTCCTCTGACAGGTCTGTATGGAACAAAACTGCCTTTCTCTGTCAAAATGTTGATTGTGGTGCTCTcacttgctgttttcttttgggggggggggggatgtctgAGGGGTCCAAGCCACTGCCTGCCCCTAGATTGGTGGGCCAGAGACCtcctgggaaggctgcagcatTGTGGGGGCCCTGGCCAGGACCtggagggtggtggtggggcttgTGGGGTCCTCTTTAGGGGGATCCTGTCCCACTTTGTACCCTCTCCTAGGCAGGAGGGAGCTGTGGAGCCTGGCAAACGGAAGCTGGGACGGCCGCCCACCACCACTTCACGTTACACCTCGCTCTCCTCACACTAGGGAGGAGGGAGCGGGATAAATAACACAACCATCTCCCTCTGTCGCTCCCCAAAGGAAACGGTGGGATTTGGGTTGGCGCTCGTTCTGCGAGACAACGTCCCGTGCTCTGCCCAGGTCTGGGATGTGCCTTCCTCTCCCGCTAGTGGCTGTGTGGGGCCCTTTCCACGTAGGAGAAGGCTTCCCACAGCCTGACGGGGGCCCTTATGAGGAGGGTGGGCTCCTCAGTGCACGACAGTTCTCCTGAACCTGGCTTGACCCCATATCTTCGGTGTGGGGTGGTGCAGGACTTGCTGCTGCCAAAATGCTGCTTCTCCAAGCTTAGATGTCAGTGGGGCCATCTGAGCCATGCCTGGAGCTGTGCTCCTCCAAGACCCCCTTCCCACGTTTCTGGTGGGTGGAAGTGGGTGTTGTCggcataagattttttttttcccctcgttcTGAGAATCTGTCTTAATGAAATCTATCTCTCTGACCTCTcgtctctcctcctttcttccccctaAATCACGTGCAGTGAAGAGAGTGGCTCCCCTCTGCTGggttatttttcttcccctcaccCTGACACCAAGCCGCCTTCACTTGTGCCTCCCTgcgccccccgccctgcccgtcCCGGGCACCCGTCACCCATGGACGACTCGGAAGTGGAGTCGACCGCCAGCATCCTTGCCTCTGTCAAGGAGCAGGAGGCGCAGTTCGAGAAGCTGACCCGGGCGCTCGAGGAGGAACGGCGCCATGTCTCTGCTCAGCTGGAACGAGTCCGGGTCTCCCCGCAGGATGCCAGCCCGGGCTTGGCCAACGGCACGCTCACCCGGCGGCACCAGGTAAAAAACCCCTTTGGCAGAGGCGGGTGCGGCGGCTCCCGGAGCCCCCATCCGCGCTGATCCTGCCTCAgtgggggcagccccgggccgggctcCTTTCCTTCAGCCCTCCTAGGATACGCGATACGGAGGAAGGCTTGGTTGGTCTTGTAACGCTGACGCTGCTGTACGCGTGTTGGAGCTGAGGGTGACCTGGGGATGTGCAGATCTACCTGGCAGTCAGAGTCTTTCTGAGGAGAGAGATTTGAGGGCATCTCAGGCTGTCTGTGTTTGGTACCTGGACATCTCTCCCCACCGCGCTTGGCTTCTTGGAAGGCCCAAACGCGGGGGCTGGTGTATAGTTGCGGGCGCGTGTCCGTCTCCCTCGTGTGGCAATGTTTCGCCAGGCTGGACCGGGCGACGGTTTGCGGTGCGTTGCACGCTCCTCGGCGGAGCTTGCTCTTTGGGAGCAAGATGTGGGGCGTGTTGGCAGGACGCTGGAGATGGCCTGCTCGAAGGCCTCGGGCTGACGGGAGAGGGAGGATATACGGGATCCCGGCAGGGAGAGGAGCGGCAGTCCAGTAACAGGCCTGCCGCGGTGATGTGCCTTTCAGAACGGCCGTTTCTTGGGCGATGCTGACCTGGAGAGGCAGAAGTACCCAGATCTGAAACTCAACGGGCCGCAGGTAAGGCGAGTCGAGCCCCCCTGGCCGTGGGCAGCCTGCCTGCCAGGGGAGGAAGGTCCcgggggctgcttggggcagggctggcagcgtCCCAACCCTGGTCTGGAGAGGGAGACTTCAGTGTACAAGTGTGGCCACCAGCCGACCCCGGGGGGGCCGTGGAGGCTTACtgccccccccttcctccctgttCCCCCAGGACCACAGCCACCTCTTGTACAGCACGATCCCCAGAATGCAGGACCCGGGCCAGATCGTGGAGGAGACCTACACCATGGAGGAGGACCCCGAAGGGGCCATGTCGGTCGTGTCCGTGGAGACATCGGACGACGGGACGACCCGACGCACAGAGACCACGGTACGAgcccggggcagggctgggatgggatggggtgttAGGGCGGTGATGACTGCCAGCTCGTTGTGCCGTGAGCTGAAAGGGGGTGTGAAACCACAGCAAGGTGCAGGGCTGGAGGTGGCATCTGGGGACACAGGTGTGGTAGGGGACAGGACTTCCTGACTGGAGTGTGCCCAATGTCCGTCCCTCCAGGTGAAGAAAGTGGTGAAGACTGTGACCACCCGGACAGTGCAGCAGGTCCCCGTGGGACCTGACGGGTTACCCTTGGAAACCTCCCCGGTCACCAGCAACTACGTCCAGACCATGGACAGGAACTTCCGCAAGAACGGCAACGGGGGCCCCGGCGGCTACCTGAGCCAGCCAGGCACGGCCACCCTCCCTCGCAACTACCACTACCCCGATGGCTACGGCCGCCCCTACGAGGACGGCTACCCAGGCAGCGACCACAGCTACGGCAGCCTGTCCCGCGTCACCCGCATCGACGAGCGCTATCGCCCCTCCATGGACACCTACCGGGCCCCCAGCCGCCAGGACGTCTACGGCCCCCAGCCCCAAGTGCGCGTTGGGGGCAGCAACATGGACCTCAACCACTTCCACCCGGAGCCGTACGGCCTGGAGGATGACCAGCGCAGCGTGGGCTTCGAAGATGTGGACTACGGGCTTATGTCCGACTACGGCACGGCCAGGCGGGCAGGGACCCCATCCGATCCCCGGCGTCGGCTCAGGTATCGGGGGCCCGGGCGCGTGGTGGTGGGCACGGGGCTGGGGGAGCGCTAGCACGGGATCCCCAcaacttcctcctcctcagaaGGATTGTGGAGTGCAGTGAGCTGAGTCACCTATGGCTCGTGCAGGAGAAAACTTGCACCCGCTCCTAATTGCGGGTTTAATTAGCGGTTAAAACTGGGTGCTAATTGAGCTGGTCGTCCTGCAGCGAGGAGTTCCACAGGGCGGTTGGACGTAGCTCCGGGCCCTTCCCTCTCCCGCGCTAACTGTTCTGCCAGCGGGATGGCAGGCTCCTGAGGGTGGGAGCTCTGCAGGTGGGATCAGGCACCGCAGAATCCATCTTGTGTCCTGTTTATCCCACTGGGAAGAGCGCCTGGTCCAGGCCGTGCGATGCAGCCCCATGTTGGGAGTAGCAGTAGCCACTACCAAGTTGGGAGCACCGGGCGGCCCCGGAGGAGCCTTTGTGCTGAGCTGCGGGCTGCGGCGAGCGAGGTTCAGCCCCGGGGAGCGTTCCTGCAGCACGGCCCTGTTGCTTGCGGGGCGGGAGAAGCTGCTTGACCTGTTTGGTGGCAAGCGGCTTCCCCCCCCCGGTTTGGCTGTGAGGGATCGGTGACTCCTCCGACTTGACTGCCGGCGTGACCGGCCTGCAGCTGCCCCCGGGATGCCGGAGGAGGGCCTTGGTGGTCCTTTCGCTGCCCCTTCGGAGGTGCTGGCAGGTGACCGGGGATATTGTGTGCCTCAGGCTGTGACTGCTGGGCTCCAGTGTCCTGCACCAAACGAGCGCTGATTTAAGCCTCCCAGCTTGCTCCACTCGCCGCCTGCACGGTGGGGCGAGGTTTAGGGAGAGGTGGGGCAGTGGGAGTGCGGCGAGGGTCCAGGCCTGGACTGCAGAGATGAGCTGGGGGCCATGTCAGGGAGCTGGGAGGGGTGTGTGTTTCCCGGGAAGGTCGGACAGGCTGATTACGGGCTCCCCGACCTCCTAGGGCCAAAACGGAGGCGGGAGGGAGAGACCCTGGGGAAGGGAGGTGCTCCCCGCCCCTGCCCGAGATCTGCCCGTCTCCAGACGCGCACTGTAAATCCACagtagctcttggctgctgcagtcGCTGAAGGAGGAGCCTCGTCCGCCCTCTCGGCTGGTGCCAGCGCGAGCGTTCCTGTTGCTGCGTTGAACCAGTCCGGGCGGTTGTTCACTCGGGTTGATTCCCAGCCTGCCTCGCCTCGCGGAGCTGGTGTCACTGGAGGAGAAGAGGGCAAGGCAGCCGCCCCTGCCACCCACGCTGACTCGAGCGGCTCCGAAAAGCCAGCGTTGGCAGTTTGGAGCCCGCGGCCTTCGTGGCCGGTCCCACTGCGAGCGGCTTGGCCGGAAGGGGTTAAACAGGCGTGCCTGCCTTGGGGCTGTGGAGGGGAGCGACTGCCAGAAGGCAGGAGTCCAGCTGAGGCGGAAGGCTCCGGCTTGCAAACCCTCCCTGGCTTCGTGTCCTGTCCGGTGCGGGGGCAGGAGCCCTCCCTGGATAGCCCGGTCTGCGCGGCTCTGCTTGCGAGACCCTGAGGTCTCCGCTGGCCGAGTGGCAGCCACTTTCCGTCTGTCCCTCCAGGCCTCGAGGGAAAGGAGTTGGATGAGTTAGGTGGAGGCAGGCGTAGGGGAGAGGCACGGCATTGTGGGGGCTTGGGATCCTCGGGGACTGGGGGCACGTTTGAGGGAGAAGGGGCcgtctccccctccccatgcggGCCGATAATGATCGCAGCAATCTGTGGAATCCAGGCGCTGTTGAGCTTGGCTTGGCCCCTGCCTTCTCAGTTACCGTCCTCGCTCCGCCGCCTGCTTCGTCGGAACGGGCGGGATCAGCATCCCCCCTGCCTCCGAGATGTTTGTCTTGAGCAGCGGCCTGGCCGTTAATGACTTCCTTCAGGGAGGCAGCGTGCCAGGCGCACGGGAGACGAGGGAGCGCGTTGAGCCGAATCCCTCTCGTGCGGCTCTTCTCGGGGCTCCCTGCCTGCCCGGGAGGTGGAAGGGAGCTCCAGCCCCGCTGGAGGACATGCTTCACCCACCCTTGCTACCCCCATCTGCTCTTGGATGGGGTCGCGGGGGCGGATCTGGCACTGACTCGCCTCCCCTTCGGGGCGCTCCGGCCTTGGCCGACCTCGATCCCGTGCCGCGGGCCGTGTCGACAAGCGTCGGGCGGCTCGTTTGCCGCGCTGGCAGCGGTGAGCCGCGTCTGGCTCCTGCCTCCTTCTGCTGCCGTCCCCGGGGGCCTGGGGCGGTCTCGCCGGTCGGCACGAAGCGTCGAGTGCGGCGCCTCGCGGCAGCAAGGGGCAGCTCCCCGGAGAGGCCGGACTCCTCGGCATCTCTCGGTCGCCAGGCCGCGTGACCGTGGCCAGCAGTACGTTGCCCGTGGAGACAGCCCGCGGCGGGCCTAGCGGCCTCCCGCGCTGCCACCATCCATAAGGGCTGAATTTCCCCCTCTGGATGGGGGAAAGATTATATTTAACGGGCGGACTTACTAGTGAGGACAAAAACGAGGCAAGAAGCAGAGCCTCTAAGTGTGTGCTTGTGTTGGGGGGCACCAGGGATGTCTCCCCCGCATCCTGGGGGCCTCTGCTCCCTTGCCGTGCCCACTTAGCGAGGGTGTAGCAGGCTGGCTTGCGTGAGGCACTTAAGCTGACCAAAGCCCCGGGGAGCTCTCGAGTTCCTTGTCCTGGCTCCTTGGTGCGGTATGAACTTGCCCTCTAGCGGCCATGAGCCCAAATATTTATTCTTGCCTCTGCATGGGCAGGCCGAGCTTTGGGACTGGGTGATGCCTCTGTAGAGCTTCTGCGGAGGTCAGGATTGCGCGTCTGACCCAAAGCCAAATccggcagggagggaagggagcggAATTGCTGCTAGGACTGTCCCCTTCTGCTGGGGAGGCTCCTGCTTCCTGAGCTCTCCTAGGGATGCTTCACAGGGAGGCTCCTGCCGGGAAGGTGCCACgaggctgctctgcagcctgcctCCATCCCATCTTCCGATGGGTCAAGGCGGGCACAGCATCCCGCAGGTCTAGGGCTCGTGCTGACGCTGGCTGTCCCCTCTCCTAGGAGTTACGAAGACATGCTGGTGGACGAAGTGGCCCCTGACCGGTACTACTGGGCCCCCTTGGCTCAGCACGAGCGGGGCAGCTTGGCCAGCCTGGACAGCCTGCGTAagggggccccggccccgggcaacTGGCGCCAGCCGGAGCTGCCGGAGGTCATAGCCATGCTGAGTTTCCGGCTGGACGCCGTCAAGTCCAACGCGGCCGCCTACCTGCAGCACCTCTGCTACCGCAACGACAAGGTGAAGACGGAGGTGCGCAAGCTGAAGGGCATTCCCGTGCTGGTGGGATTGCTGGACCACCCCAAGAAGGAGGTGCATTACGGGGCCTGTGGGGCCCTCAAGAACATCTCCTTTGGCAAGGACCAAGACAACAAGATCGCCATCAAGAACTGCGATGGGGTACCTGCCCTGGTGCGCCTGTTGCGAAAGGCCCATGACATGGACCTCACGGAGGTGATCACAGGTAACTGCTccggggaggaaaggagggactGGTCCTTCGGGTGAGGGGTACGCAGTGCAGGTCTTGTGTCCTCGTGGTCTGACCCAGCGCCTCCCTTGTGTGGCACTGCAGGAACGCTGTGGAATCTGTCCTCGCACGACTCCATCAAGATGGCCATCGTGGATCACGCGCTGCATGCCCTGACCGATGAGGTGGTCATTCCCCGCTCGGGCTGGGAGCGGGAGCCCAATGAGGACTCAAAACCCCGCCATATCGAGTGGGAATCTGTGCTCACTAACACCGCTGGCTGCCTTAGGTACG
This window of the Dromaius novaehollandiae isolate bDroNov1 chromosome 5, bDroNov1.hap1, whole genome shotgun sequence genome carries:
- the CTNND1 gene encoding catenin delta-1 isoform X7, with product MLGAARTQGEEQLWASQNGRFLGDADLERQKYPDLKLNGPQDHSHLLYSTIPRMQDPGQIVEETYTMEEDPEGAMSVVSVETSDDGTTRRTETTVKKVVKTVTTRTVQQVPVGPDGLPLETSPVTSNYVQTMDRNFRKNGNGGPGGYLSQPGTATLPRNYHYPDGYGRPYEDGYPGSDHSYGSLSRVTRIDERYRPSMDTYRAPSRQDVYGPQPQVRVGGSNMDLNHFHPEPYGLEDDQRSVGFEDVDYGLMSDYGTARRAGTPSDPRRRLRSYEDMLVDEVAPDRYYWAPLAQHERGSLASLDSLRKGAPAPGNWRQPELPEVIAMLSFRLDAVKSNAAAYLQHLCYRNDKVKTEVRKLKGIPVLVGLLDHPKKEVHYGACGALKNISFGKDQDNKIAIKNCDGVPALVRLLRKAHDMDLTEVITGTLWNLSSHDSIKMAIVDHALHALTDEVVIPRSGWEREPNEDSKPRHIEWESVLTNTAGCLRNVSSERSEARRKLRECDGLVDALIYIVQSEIGQKDSDSKLVENCVCLLRNLSYQVHREIPHAERYQETPLAPANNTGPHAASCFGAKKGKDEWFSRGKKAPEDLGADTVDFPKRTTPAKGYELLFQPEVVRIYISLLKESKTPAILEASAGAIQNLCAGRWTYGRCIRSALRQEKGLSAIADLLTNDSERVVKAASGALRNLAVDLRNKELIGKHAIPNLVKNLPGGQQTPAKNLSEDTVVSILNTINEVIVDNLEAAKKLRETQGIEKLVLINKSGNRSEREVRAAALVLQTVWGYKELRKPLEKEGWKKSDFQVNLSNTSRTQGGNSFDDSTLPLIDRNQKADKKSSREEIQMSNMGPDNYSTLNERDHSRTLERSGDLGDMEPVKAAPLMEEGQESQPEVEEAEEDAAMSYPVSQKI
- the CTNND1 gene encoding catenin delta-1 isoform X8: MQDPGQIVEETYTMEEDPEGAMSVVSVETSDDGTTRRTETTVKKVVKTVTTRTVQQVPVGPDGLPLETSPVTSNYVQTMDRNFRKNGNGGPGGYLSQPGTATLPRNYHYPDGYGRPYEDGYPGSDHSYGSLSRVTRIDERYRPSMDTYRAPSRQDVYGPQPQVRVGGSNMDLNHFHPEPYGLEDDQRSVGFEDVDYGLMSDYGTARRAGTPSDPRRRLRSYEDMLVDEVAPDRYYWAPLAQHERGSLASLDSLRKGAPAPGNWRQPELPEVIAMLSFRLDAVKSNAAAYLQHLCYRNDKVKTEVRKLKGIPVLVGLLDHPKKEVHYGACGALKNISFGKDQDNKIAIKNCDGVPALVRLLRKAHDMDLTEVITGTLWNLSSHDSIKMAIVDHALHALTDEVVIPRSGWEREPNEDSKPRHIEWESVLTNTAGCLRNVSSERSEARRKLRECDGLVDALIYIVQSEIGQKDSDSKLVENCVCLLRNLSYQVHREIPHAERYQETPLAPANNTGPHAASCFGAKKGKDEWFSRGKKAPEDLGADTVDFPKRTTPAKGYELLFQPEVVRIYISLLKESKTPAILEASAGAIQNLCAGRWTYGRCIRSALRQEKGLSAIADLLTNDSERVVKAASGALRNLAVDLRNKELIGKHAIPNLVKNLPGGQQTPAKNLSEDTVVSILNTINEVIVDNLEAAKKLRETQGIEKLVLINKSGNRSEREVRAAALVLQTVWGYKELRKPLEKEGWKKSDFQVNLSNTSRTQGGNSFDDSTLPLIDRNQKADKKSSREEIQMSNMGPDNYSTLNERDHSRTLERSGDLGDMEPVKAAPLMEEGQESQPEVEEAEEDAAMSYPVSQKI